A section of the Desulfurellaceae bacterium genome encodes:
- a CDS encoding LysR family transcriptional regulator has translation MHLELFKVFCDVVETGSFSQAASKNLLTQSAVSQQIRSLEAHYNRQLVERSRGRIRLTQAGEALYQVGKQISQKYRQIEEELQALSHTVAGSVRVNTVYSVGLYELSAPLKHYLQTFPEVEVHLEYTRVNKIYEDVSRGDIDLGIVAYPSKRSQIVVTPFREDRLVLVCAPQHPFAALSSLPMKSLDREKFVGFERDIPTRRALDRIFRQHHVRVQYTTEVDNIETVKRIVELGSSLAIVPEPSIVQEVQNNTLKVIPFADEVVMRPLGIISKRGRRFTPAVQEFVRFLRGVSS, from the coding sequence ATGCATCTGGAACTCTTCAAAGTCTTCTGTGACGTGGTCGAGACGGGCAGTTTTTCCCAGGCGGCGTCCAAGAATCTGCTGACCCAGTCTGCGGTCAGCCAGCAGATCCGCAGTCTCGAAGCCCACTACAACCGGCAGCTGGTCGAGCGTTCTCGGGGACGCATCCGACTCACCCAGGCCGGGGAAGCCCTGTACCAGGTCGGGAAGCAGATCTCCCAAAAATATCGCCAGATCGAAGAGGAGCTGCAGGCCCTGTCGCACACGGTGGCCGGGAGCGTACGGGTCAACACGGTCTACAGTGTCGGGCTGTACGAGCTGTCCGCTCCGCTCAAGCACTACCTCCAGACTTTTCCCGAGGTCGAGGTCCACCTCGAGTACACCCGGGTCAACAAGATCTACGAAGACGTGAGCCGTGGGGATATTGACCTGGGCATCGTGGCCTACCCCAGCAAACGCTCCCAGATTGTGGTGACGCCGTTTCGTGAGGATCGGCTGGTCCTGGTGTGTGCCCCGCAGCACCCGTTTGCCGCCCTCAGCAGCCTGCCGATGAAAAGCCTGGACCGGGAGAAGTTCGTCGGTTTTGAGCGCGATATTCCGACCCGCCGGGCGCTGGACCGGATTTTTCGTCAGCACCATGTCCGGGTGCAGTACACCACGGAGGTGGACAATATCGAAACCGTCAAACGGATCGTCGAACTCGGCTCAAGCCTGGCCATTGTCCCTGAGCCGAGTATTGTGCAGGAGGTCCAAAACAACACTCTGAAGGTGATTCCCTTTGCCGACGAGGTGGTGATGCGACCGCTGGGGATCATCTCCAAGCGGGGCCGTCGTTTCACCCCCGCAGTACAGGAGTTCGTGCGCTTCCTGCGGGGCGTGTCGAGTTAG